A region of the Burkholderia pyrrocinia genome:
CGCGCTGCGAGTCGTACGTGTAGACGAGCGCGGCGCCGTCGTCCGCGCGTTCGAGCCCGAACGGCGTGAGCGCGGGCGGCACGTCCGCGAGCGGATGCTCGAGATGCACGGTGAGCTGCTTCTTGCCGAGCTTGCGCATCAGTTCGCGCTTTTCCTCGACGAGCACGAGCTCGCCGCCGAGGATGATGCCGATCCGGTCGGCCATTTCCTCGGCTTCCTCGATGTAGTGGGTCGTCAGCAGGATCGTCACGCCGCTTTCGCGCAGCGAATCGACGAGCTTCCACATGTCGCGGCGCAGCTCGACGTCGACGCCGGCCGTCGGCTCGTCGAGGAACAGGATGCGCGGCTCGTGCGACAGTGCCTTCGCAATCATCACGCGGCGCTTCATCCCGCCCGACAGCGTCATCAGCTTGTTGTCGCGCTTGTCCCACAGCGACAGCGCCTTCAGCGTCTTCTCGATGTATGCGGGATCGGGCGCCTTGCCGAACAGGCCGCGGCTGAACGACACGGTCGCCCAGACGGTTTCGAACGCGTCGGTCGTCAGTTCCTGCGGCACGAGGCCGATCATTTCGCGGGCCGCGCGGTATTGATCGCGGATGTCGTGGCCGCCGACCGTCACGCGGCCTTCGGTCGGCGTGACGATACCGCAGATCGAGCCGATCAGCGTGGTCTTGCCGGCGCCGTTCGGCCCGAGCAGCGCGAAGATCTCGCCGGGGCGGATGTCGAGGGTCACGTGCTTCAGCGCCTGGAAGCCGGACGCGTAAGTCTTGGAGAGGTCGGAGACGGAAAGGATCGGTTGCATGCTCACGGATGGCACGGCCGGCCGGCGCGACGGTGTGTGCCGCGCGTGCCCGGCGTCGCCGCCGCTGCGAAGCGGCCGGGACCGGGGACGGCATGGCGAACGGGCGTCATGTCGAACGGCGTTGTGATGCGGGATCGCGGGACCGCCATATTAGCAATCGGTAGATGGAAATGCATTCTGATGGAAAGGGCGTGCGTTGCTGGAGCCGGATTTGCTCGGGATGTGGGGGTATTGCTCAATAAAACGGCGCTTTATTTGAATTCCGCGAACAATTCGGGCTGATTTCGGCGAATCGGGCGGCGATCGCGTTTTCTCGCGGCAGCGCGGCGGCCGGCCCGCCGACTGTGCTGCCCGAACGCCTTCACGCCGTACCGGGACGGCAGGCATGGCGCTCGCGATAATGCGTTCCTTTCACGGTTCACGGAGCGGCGCGAATGTCCCTGATCGATTTCAAATCCGTTGCGGCCGCGCAGGCCGTCGCTTGGAAATCCACGATCGTCGGCGAGGTCGGGCCGGCCAGGATCAAGGTGTTGCGCATGGATGCGCAGCCCTACGAAGCGGAAGTGCACGACTACAACGAGGGGCTGCTGGTGCTCGACGGCCAATTGATGCTCGAAGTCGGCGCGGAAACGGTCGTGGTCGAGGCCGGGCAGATGTATCTCGCGCTCGCCGGCACGCGCCACGCGGTGCTGCCCGGCAGCCACGGCACGCTCGCGATCGTCGACGTGTAAGGTTGCACGGCCGCGCCGGCTCGCCCGCCCGGCGCGGGAAGCGGCCTGCCGCGCCTGGCCGTCGCGCGGGTCATCTATTTGTCTGAGCAAATAAATTGAAGGCTGTTTGAAAATCTGTCAAATACCGTGAAAACACGAGGATCGCGCGGTTCCGTTCGTTTGGAACTCTGCATCCATTTACTTGTTTGAATGGTCCGATCATAGTCTCGACAAACGACGCATCACGATAACGAATCAAGCGTACGTACGGAGACCAATTCATGAGACGCGTATCCACGGGGCCAGTCGGACTGCCGTTTCCCGGTTTTTCGCTGAATGCGGGCGCGACGCAGGTCGCCTGCCTGCGTTGTCACATCGCCGTGTAGCGGCGAACCACTTTCCGTATCGATCGTTCCAACGGCGCCGTGCCGCATGACGGCGCCGCGGGAGAGCGCTTGTCTGCCGCCGCCGCCTTCGTCGCATTTGCGCGGACTGCTGGGCGGTTGCATTGCGAACACCATCATGCGCCGCGCGTTCTTGCGGCGGCGCGATACCAACCGGCGGGCCATGCAGCCCGTCCGGACGAGACTTGTCGTACCTGAAAAGGAGGGGTTGATGATTTGCATTCCTGAATGGCGGAAGGCGATCCTGTCGTGCGCGGTGCTGGTGCTGCCGTTCGTCGCCGGCTGCGGCGGCGGCGACGATCCGGGGCCGATCAACGTGCCGCAGTGCTCGGGCAGCGCATGCGGGCCGAGCGGCGCGATCACGCAGCCGCCTGTTGTCACGAAGCTTTGCCCCGATTCGCTCGATTACACGACGACCTACACGGGTGGCGCCGGCAGCGGCGAGTACGTGAAGGTGAAGTTCGACACGACGAAGCTCACGTACCAGATGCAGTTCATCGAATCGTCGGTGCCGACGTCGGCGGGGCAGGTCAACGACACGCGCGCGGGCCTGACGGTCAGCGGCGCGTTCCATCATCCGACCTACCTCCCGACCGCCGAGCAGAATCGCTGCGCGTTCGTGCTCGACAGCGGCGCGACCAGCGACGGCGCGTATTCGGTGACGATCAATCGTGCCGATCCGCCGATGCTGTTCGTCGGCAATGGCGTGGTTGGCGGCGGGATTCCGGGGGCGACGATCGCGTTCAAGGGCATCGAGCCGATTCCGGGTTTCGTCCTTGGCGTGGTGCCGTCGCGCACATTCGATTTCTATCCGTTCATCGGCTTTGTCGAAACGGAAACCGACTTCACGAAGGTCGCGGGCAACTACAACGAAGTCGGTATCCATTTGTCGCCGGTCGGCGGTACCGCCCAGAACGCGAACGGGGCTGTCGGCTGGGAGCCGGACGTCGTCAACTGGAACCAGACGTTCAATGCGGACGGTTCGTGCACGATCACGCAGGGCAGCGACTACTCGTGCCAGACGACCGGGTCGCCGTGGACGCTGCGCAAGAACGCGGACGGGTCGGCGGACAACGTGTTCGTGAGCAATGCGGTGGCGAATCAGTTCGGTGCGGTTTCGTATCCGGTCGCCGGACAGGCGCCGGGCCTCGTGATCGTGACGCCGAGTCAGGCAAAGGGCATCATGATCGTCGGCAAGCTGAACGGCGTACGGGTGCCGATTGTGATTCGCGTCGGCTATACCCATGTGGATACGAGCAATCCGCTCGCATCGGTCGCCGATGCCGAAGTCGGGATCTCGATGCTCTCGTCGTCCACGGCGATTGCCGCGAACTCGCTGAAGGGCGGTTACATCGGCGCGACGAGCGCATCCGCATGCGGTGTCGTGACATCTACCGGTGTGGGGAACACCATCGCGCAGTCCGGCCCGAGCTTCAATAACCAGGTGCCGCACCCGGATCTGCCGGGCACATTTGCCAACGGCTTCTTCATGGCGGAAGCGGGTAGCTGCAACGACGGCACTGCCGTGTCGACGATCTCCGCGAACTACACGTCGACGTTGTTCCAGGGCGGCACCGCTGCATTCATCGATCCGCAGACGTCGTCGGTGACGTCGCAGTTCGCGCTCGACTACACGCAGGCAACGCCCGGCAAGGTCAAGGTCACGGCCACGCAGGACTTCAACGCGAAGGGCGCGAACGGCAACGTGGCGATCTTCGGCAAGGGCGATACGGGCTGGATCGTGACGGCCGGCAATGTCTACGCGATGGTCGTCAACAACAGCCAGGTCAACCCGTTCTTCACGGTCGGCGCGTTCGTCCAGTAACCGCGCACTGAACAAGTCACACCGGCGGCGCACGCGTCGCCGCCGGCGAAACGAATTTCAAGAGGATTCCTATGAATTTGAAACAATGGATGGCCGCGGCGGTGCTCGCGCCCGTGCTGGCTGCGTGCGGCGGCGACGGCGACCCGCCGCCCGCGCCTGTCGTCCGGTTGTGCCCGCAGACGATCGACTACAACACGGTGTTCGTCGGCGGCTCCGGGTCGGGCGAGCTCGTGAAAGTGCAGCTCGACACGACGAAGATGACGTACCGGATAACCTATCTCGCGTCGCCGGTGCCGACTACTGCGGGCACCGTGCAGCCGACGCGCGACACGGCGCCGGCCAACGTGGTCGACGGCACGCTGGCCGACGAAACGGGCCTGCCGACCGTGAAGCTGAACCAGTGCACGTTCCGGATGCAGAACGCGAGCCTCGACCCGAGCCGCCCCGCGCGGCTGTTCCTCGGCGAGGGCGTGCTGGGCGGCGCGATCCCCGGCGCGACGATCCAGTTCGACGGCGTGATCGGCGTCGGCAAGATTCCGAAAACGACGTTCCCGTATTACCCGTTCATCAGCTTCTCGTCGCTGGAAACCGATCTCACGAAGATCGCCGGCACGTACAACCAGCTCGGCTATCACCAGGTGCCGTCGCAGAACTTCCAGCCGGTGGCGCTCGACCAACTGGTGACGATCAACGCGGACGGCAGCTACGTCGAGACCGACAACTTCGGCAAGAAGAACGGCGGGCTGCCGCTTGCGTCGAGCGCGACCGTGAACCAGCCGTTCACGCTGCGTCCGGATGCGCCGGCGTTCCAGTCGCTCAACTACCAGCCGCAGATTCCGCCGACGCTCGCCGCGCTCGATCCGGCGAAGGCCGGCAAGGGGATCCTGATCGTCGGCAAGCTGCGCAACCAGCTCGTGCCGATCTTCATCCGCACCGGCGCCGCGAACGCGGACCTCACGCAGGGCCCGCCGAGCGCGGACGACGAATCGGGCATCTCGTTCCTGGGCCCGCAGACGGCGATCGCGCTGGGCTCGCAGAACGGCGAGTACACGGGGGTCGACAGCGCGTTCAACTACCGCGCGACCGCGCTCATCGGCGCGCAGGCCACGCTGCTCGATCCATTCAACGCGTCGCAGGCCGCGCTCACGCGCGCACTGAATCTCGACTTCACGCAGAAGGTGCCGGGCGTCGTGACGACCGTGCATGCGGATGCGGCGTCGGGCCCGGCGACCGGCAAGTTCGTGTTCACGGGCGGCGTGTTCGGGTTCCTCGACATGGCCGATACGAGCAATCCGTACTTCACGGTCGGCGCGTTCGTGCAGTAACCACACCCGGATGGAGACACGGCGGCGTCGCGCGCGGATGCGCGGCGCCCGGACAGAATGAGGGGAGACTTCATGAAGAAGCTGATTGTCGCGGGTGTCGTCGCAGGCATGTCGACACTCGCATCGGCCCAGCAGGCGGGCGACAACGTCGCGACGCTGGGCTGGCTGCACATCATGCCGCAGGATTCGACCAACGGTCTGACGACGAATCTCGCGAGCATGCCGATCAACGGGCCGCTGCGCCTGCCCGGTTCGTTCACGTCGCCGGGCACGAGCCTGACGGTCAACAACGCCGATACGGTCGGCCTCACGCTCACGCACTTCTTTACCGACCACATCGCGGTGACGTCGGTGCTCGGCGTGCCGCCCGAGTTCACGCTGACCGGGCACGGCGTGATCCGGCCACCGGGCCCGGCCGGCTCGCTCGGCTCGGTCGACATGGACAAGACGTCGAACCAGCCGGCCGTGAAGAACGCGCGGCAGTGGAGCCCCACGATCATCCTCCAGTACTACTTCAATGCACCGACGGCGAAGTTCCGCCCGTTCGTCGGGATCGGCGTGGCCTACAGCTGGTTCAGCAACATCGAGCTGAACGGCAACTTCGCGAAGGACATCAACGAGAACCTCGGCAGCGTGCTCGCGGCCGGCGCCGGCAAGCCGGGGCCGACGTCGGTGGAGGGCAAGGCGTCGTCGTCGTTCACGCCGGTCTACAACGTCGGCGCGAGCTATGCGATCGACAAGCACTGGGGGCTGACGGCGACGCTCACGTACATGCCGCTGAAGACCTACTCGTCGCTCGTGATCAAGGCGGCGGACGGTTCGACGCTCGCGACCACGCGCACGCGGCTGAAGGCCGATCCGCTGATCACGTTCGTCGGGATTTCCTACAAGTTCTGAGCCGTCCGGCGCGCATGACGCGTGCCGGCGGCTTCCTGCGACCGGCTGGCCGGGTTGTTCCGGCCGGACGGTTGCGTTCCTGGCGGCGTGCCGCCATTTGTGAAGAGAGGGGGCAGTTCAAATGAGCATTCGCAAAATCGCATCGCTTGTTGCTGCAGTGGCATTCACCGCGGTTTCGGTCGCGCCTGCTTTCGCAGTCACCGTTTCGCGCGCTGACGGGCAGCCGATGAACCCGAACGGCGAGCCGTTCTCCGTATCGGGGCTCACGACGCTCAGCAAGGGATCGATCAACGCAAACTGTACCGCGACGTTCAACGGGACGATCACGTCGACCGGCATCGTCAACATCACGTCGACGCAGTTCGCCGGAGGCGCCACGTGCGGACTGATCAGCGGCAGCGCGAGCAGCACGTCGCCGTGGACGGGCCAGGCTGACAGCACGACGCAGTTGTCGATCAACAACGTGCAGGTGAACGTCGCGCTGCTCGGCGCGTGCGGCCCGAGCAAGGTGGTAACGGCATGGAACGATCCGAACTCGTCGCTGACGTTCAATAACGCTGCACTGACGCCGAATTGCACGGTGTCCGGCACGGTCACGACGTCGCCGAAGTTCCACGTGCAGTAAGCGTCGCGCGATCGAGGCCGGACACCCGCCGCGTACGAGGGCCGTGCAGCGTGCGCGGCGGGCGTTCCGGTTCCTCGATGCATTCGAGTCGTCGCGCGTATCGGCGCGACGGCCGGCTGGCCGCCCGTGTCGCGATCCGATGCGGGTGGCCATACACGGGGGCACGGCTTGCCGTGCCGCCCGATTCGGCTGAAGCAACCTCATTCCGATTGCCCAGAACTATCCCGGACGACCCATGCTCACCGACCCAGCGAAGTATGGTGATGCCCGCGGCGCGACGCCTGACCGGCTGCGCACGGCCGCGTGGTTGCAGTACCTGATCGAACATGTCGACGCTGCCGCGTGTGCGGCGGCGGGCGATGCCGGCGACGCGACCGTCGTCGCGTCAAACGCGCTACGACTGCGGGCAGGCGAGAGCCTGTCGCGCGACGCAGCGGCCGTTCTTCACGGGCTCGTACCGTGGATCGCCACGGATGGCGGCGGCTGCGCATGCGACCCGACCGACCCGCTCGGCGTGTGCTCGCATGGTCCTTCCACGCAGCAGCTCGCCGAAGCCGAACGCCGCTGCCCGGGCTCGCGCGTCGTGTTCGACGCGGCGCACGGCGTGATCGATGCGTGCGCATTCGACGATCCCGATGTCGGCTGGGCAGCGCTCGAGCGGATTGCCGGCGGTGTCGAATGCAACGGCGAAGGCGCAGGCGAACGCACGGCACATGAAGCAGACGGGCAGCGCGAGGCGCCGCCTGCGAAGAACCCGAGAGAGCGGCTGGCCGTCGTCGTGGCGACGAGTGCGGAAACACCGGCCTGTCCCGGTGGCATCATCGACGCGATCGTGCTGCGCGCGTGCGGCCCGCGCGACGACGCATCACGCATCGACGAGATGGCCGCGCTCGCGATGTTCTCGGCCACGCTCGCCGCCGGCAACGGGATTTCCGTTGCCGCGTACGGTGGTCAGCACAACCTCGTCGCGCGGGCGATCCGCACGCATCGCGACGATCTCGCGACGGTGGACGGGCTGCTCGCGGCGCTGTCCGTGTGCAGGCTCGACCGACTCGTCGACGCGGGAAGCTTCTGGGCGTACTACCTGCTGGCGGGCATCGTGATCGCAGCGCCGGACGCGGTGCGGGACATCGGCCGCCGCTTTCATGGCAACACGTGGCAGACGTGGCTCGATGACGTGCTCGCGTGGCCGATGGTCAGCCGCTTCGGGCCGAAGGAGGATGTCGCGTTCGAACGCCTGCGCGACGCGATGAGCCTGACGTCGCGCTGGAACCCGATCGTCCGCGCAAAGCGGATGCGGACGCGGGCCGTGTCGATGGCCCGGTTCGGCGACGACGCAGGGAAGGCTGGCTGACCCGCGGCCTTCGCAGATACGACACGACCCACCCCACGCGCGAGCACCCGTTCGCGCTGAAATGCGCCCCCCATTCGCACGCGCGAGTGGGGCGCCAAGCGGCGGCGCCCCGAGCCGTCACGCCGTCGGCGTCTCCCGCCGCCGCCGCGCGTTGCCAGCCTGACTGACGACGCGACACCAGCAGATCCGGGCCGCATCGACCGGACGCAGTATGATTCCGCAGTCGATGCCGGCGATCGATCGATTCGGAGTACCCGACCGCCCGCGCCGCCGAAGATTCGCCAAGCTTGTTGAAAGCCGGACACGGGACGCAGTCGCGCGAGCGCGCCGCTGCCGAACCCGCGTCCGGATCACCTTCATCGAAACGGTCAGTCAGATGTCAAAGCAAAGCAAGAAAATCCTTCTCCTGAGCGTCAGCGCCGGCGCCGGTCATACCCGCGCGGCCGAAGCGATCCGCGCATTCGCCGACAACCATCCAGCCGGCATCGAAGCCACACACCTGGACGTGATGGATTTCGTGTCCACCGGCTTCCGCAAGCTGTACACCGATTTCTACATCAAGCTCGTCAGCAGCCAGCCGGCGCTGTGGGGCTTCCTGTACCAGAAGACCGACGAAGCCGATCCCGCCGCGCCGTCGCAGAAGATCCGGCGCGCGATCGAGCGGCTCAATTGCCGGCAGTTGCTCGCGGAGATCGAACGGCAGCGCCCGGACGCGATCATCTGCACACACTTCCTGCCGGCCGAGCTGCTGTCGCGCGAGATTCGCAAGGGGCGCGTCGACACGCCGGTGTGGGTGCAGGTCACCGATTTCGACCTGCACAGCATGTGGGTCGT
Encoded here:
- a CDS encoding OmpW/AlkL family protein, translating into MKKLIVAGVVAGMSTLASAQQAGDNVATLGWLHIMPQDSTNGLTTNLASMPINGPLRLPGSFTSPGTSLTVNNADTVGLTLTHFFTDHIAVTSVLGVPPEFTLTGHGVIRPPGPAGSLGSVDMDKTSNQPAVKNARQWSPTIILQYYFNAPTAKFRPFVGIGVAYSWFSNIELNGNFAKDINENLGSVLAAGAGKPGPTSVEGKASSSFTPVYNVGASYAIDKHWGLTATLTYMPLKTYSSLVIKAADGSTLATTRTRLKADPLITFVGISYKF
- a CDS encoding ABC transporter ATP-binding protein, translated to MQPILSVSDLSKTYASGFQALKHVTLDIRPGEIFALLGPNGAGKTTLIGSICGIVTPTEGRVTVGGHDIRDQYRAAREMIGLVPQELTTDAFETVWATVSFSRGLFGKAPDPAYIEKTLKALSLWDKRDNKLMTLSGGMKRRVMIAKALSHEPRILFLDEPTAGVDVELRRDMWKLVDSLRESGVTILLTTHYIEEAEEMADRIGIILGGELVLVEEKRELMRKLGKKQLTVHLEHPLADVPPALTPFGLERADDGAALVYTYDSQRDDASIATLINALGSAGIGFRDLHTTQSSLEDIFVSLIDNRRNGVQGA
- a CDS encoding DUF2957 domain-containing protein, which gives rise to MICIPEWRKAILSCAVLVLPFVAGCGGGDDPGPINVPQCSGSACGPSGAITQPPVVTKLCPDSLDYTTTYTGGAGSGEYVKVKFDTTKLTYQMQFIESSVPTSAGQVNDTRAGLTVSGAFHHPTYLPTAEQNRCAFVLDSGATSDGAYSVTINRADPPMLFVGNGVVGGGIPGATIAFKGIEPIPGFVLGVVPSRTFDFYPFIGFVETETDFTKVAGNYNEVGIHLSPVGGTAQNANGAVGWEPDVVNWNQTFNADGSCTITQGSDYSCQTTGSPWTLRKNADGSADNVFVSNAVANQFGAVSYPVAGQAPGLVIVTPSQAKGIMIVGKLNGVRVPIVIRVGYTHVDTSNPLASVADAEVGISMLSSSTAIAANSLKGGYIGATSASACGVVTSTGVGNTIAQSGPSFNNQVPHPDLPGTFANGFFMAEAGSCNDGTAVSTISANYTSTLFQGGTAAFIDPQTSSVTSQFALDYTQATPGKVKVTATQDFNAKGANGNVAIFGKGDTGWIVTAGNVYAMVVNNSQVNPFFTVGAFVQ
- a CDS encoding DUF2957 domain-containing protein, yielding MNLKQWMAAAVLAPVLAACGGDGDPPPAPVVRLCPQTIDYNTVFVGGSGSGELVKVQLDTTKMTYRITYLASPVPTTAGTVQPTRDTAPANVVDGTLADETGLPTVKLNQCTFRMQNASLDPSRPARLFLGEGVLGGAIPGATIQFDGVIGVGKIPKTTFPYYPFISFSSLETDLTKIAGTYNQLGYHQVPSQNFQPVALDQLVTINADGSYVETDNFGKKNGGLPLASSATVNQPFTLRPDAPAFQSLNYQPQIPPTLAALDPAKAGKGILIVGKLRNQLVPIFIRTGAANADLTQGPPSADDESGISFLGPQTAIALGSQNGEYTGVDSAFNYRATALIGAQATLLDPFNASQAALTRALNLDFTQKVPGVVTTVHADAASGPATGKFVFTGGVFGFLDMADTSNPYFTVGAFVQ
- a CDS encoding cupin domain-containing protein: MSLIDFKSVAAAQAVAWKSTIVGEVGPARIKVLRMDAQPYEAEVHDYNEGLLVLDGQLMLEVGAETVVVEAGQMYLALAGTRHAVLPGSHGTLAIVDV
- a CDS encoding activator protein — protein: MSIRKIASLVAAVAFTAVSVAPAFAVTVSRADGQPMNPNGEPFSVSGLTTLSKGSINANCTATFNGTITSTGIVNITSTQFAGGATCGLISGSASSTSPWTGQADSTTQLSINNVQVNVALLGACGPSKVVTAWNDPNSSLTFNNAALTPNCTVSGTVTTSPKFHVQ